One genomic window of Arachis hypogaea cultivar Tifrunner chromosome 8, arahy.Tifrunner.gnm2.J5K5, whole genome shotgun sequence includes the following:
- the LOC112707883 gene encoding pentatricopeptide repeat-containing protein At2g17140 produces MDQTMSSKLTKVVLSNTNNPKLAWHLLKRILSSSTSSSLPTHDLLRSTRTTMRVLIAANMHHQIDDLCQFVLATQPPHIAHPSLLSLVRALAHSSSHLHHAFSHFKSLRAHFPSPPPPLSLYNLLLHASLNQHRSDFATWLYTDMITAGVRPQTYTFNLMMQSLCDSGALDHARNLFDKMSYKGCYPNEFTLGILVRGFCRAGLTSQALDILDKSSGLVANRVVYNTLISSFCKEDLTSEAEKLVERMREQGMLPDVVTFNSRISALCRAGKVLEASRIFRDMQLDQELGLPKPNRVTYNLMLKGFCKIGMLVEAKALVDSMKKDGNFTTLESYNIWLLGLLRNGKLLEAQLVLDEMVAEGIEPNSYSYNIMMDGLCRKHMLLDARRLMDLMISNGVYPDTVTYSTLLHGYCSKGKVFEAKGILHEMIRNGCYPNTYTCNTLLHSLWKEGRTLEAEEMLQIMNEKCYQLDTVTCNIMINGLCRNGKLEEAIQMLGEMWTDGPTSLSKGNSFAGLANSINNVSKCTPDVVTYTIIVNALCKVGRVEEAKKKFIEMMAKNLRPDSAIYDTFILSFCKQGKISSAFRVLKDMERNGCSRTLQTYNSLILGLGGKRQIFEIYGLMDEMRERGISPDIYTYNNIITALCEGGKTNDATSLLHEMLDKGISPKVSTFKILIKAFCKSSDFKLAFELFEVALSICGHKVVLYSLMCNEFLAGGQLSEAKDLFEASLDRFFALKDFMYKDLIDKLCQSERLDDADYLLHKLIDKGYGFDHSSFMPVIDGFSKSGNKHRADELAKRMMEFASEDRPADRTYQNGKRFFPRKVENDGGSDWQDIIHRDGGSGIALKTLKRVQKGWGQGSISSLRPPQDDFLDYYDGIG; encoded by the exons ATGGATCAGACGATGTCGTCCAAGCTGACGAAAGTTGTTCTGAGCAACACCAACAACCCCAAGCTAGCATGGCATCTCTTGAAGCGCATCCTCTCATCCTCCACCTCTTCTTCCTTACCCACCCACGATCTCCTTCGTTCCACACGCACCACCATGCGTGTCCTCATCGCCGCCAACATGCACCACCAGATTGATGACCTCTGTCAATTCGTCCTAGCCACGCAGCCTCCCCACATAGCCCACCCTTCCCTCCTCTCCCTCGTCCGGGCTTTGGCCCATTCCTCATCCCACCTACACCATGCCTTCTCCCACTTCAAGTCCCTCAGGGCCCATTTTccctctcctcctcctccactCTCCCTCTACAACCTCCTCCTCCATGCCTCCCTCAACCAACACCGCTCCGATTTCGCCACGTGGCTATACACCGACATGATCACTGCAGGGGTAAGGCCGCAAACTTACACCTTCAACCTCATGATGCAGTCGTTGTGTGATTCTGGTGCTTTGGACCATGCACGGAACCTGTTCGATAAAATGTCTTACAAAGGGTGCTACCCAAATGAGTTCACTCTTGGCATTTTAGTTCGTGGGTTTTGTAGGGCCGGTCTCACGAGCCAAGCATTGGATATACTTGACAAGTCATCGGGTCTTGTTGCCAATAGGGTTGTGTACAATACTCTCATTTCAAGCTTCTGTAAGGAGGATTTGACCAGTGAAGCTGAGAAGTTGGTTGAGAGAATGAGGGAACAGGGTATGTTACCAGATGTTGTCACCTTTAATTCTAGGATTTCGGCGCTTTGTAGGGCCGGGAAGGTTTTAGAGGCGTCAAGGATTTTCAGGGATATGCAGTTGGATCAGGAGTTGGGACTTCCTAAACCTAATAGAGTTACTTATAACTTGATGCTAAAAGGGTTCTGCAAGATAGGGATGCTGGTGGAAGCAAAGGCTTTGGTTGACTCCATGAAAAAGGATGGCAATTTCACCACTTTGGAAAGTTATAATATATGGTTGTTGGGGTTGCTTAGGAATGGGAAACTGTTGGAGGCTCAGTTGGTTCTTGATGAAATGGTAGCGGAAGGCATTGAGCCGAATTCTTACTCCTATAACATTATGATGGATGGGCTATGTAGGAAACATATGCTGTTGGATGCCAGAAggttaatggatttgatgataaGCAATGGTGTTTATCCAGACACAGTTACTTATAGTACTCTCCTCCATGGATATTGTAGCAAAGGAAAGGTATTTGAAGCAAAGGGTATTCTTCATGAAATGATAAGGAATGGTTGTTATCCAAATACATATACCTGTAACACATTGCTGCATAGCCTGTGGAAAGAGGGAAGAACACTAGAAGCAGAGGAAATGCTGCAAATTATGAACGAGAAATGCTATCAGTTAGATACTGTGACCTGCAATATCATGATCAATGGTCTCTGTAGAAATGGAAAATTGGAGGAAGCAATTCAAATGCTAGGTGAGATGTGGACTGATGGACCAACATCCCTCAGTAAGGGAAACTCATTTGCTGGCCTAGCTAATTCAATCAACAATGTGTCAAAGTGCACACCTGATGTAGTCACATATACAATCATAGTTAATGCACTTTGCAAGGTTGGTAGGGTAGAAGAAGCAAAAAAGAAATTTATTGAGATGATGGCAAAAAACTTGCGCCCTGATTCTGCAATATATGATACATTCATATTAAGTTTCTGTAAGCAAGGAAAGATATCATCAGCGTTCCGTGTCTTGAAGGATATGGAGAGAAATGGATGCAGCAGGACTCTTCAAACTTATAATTCGTTGATCCTGGGTCTAGGAGGTAAAAGGCAAATATTTGAAATATATGGATTGATGGATGAAATGAGAGAAAGAGGGATATCTCCAGATATTTACACTTACAATAACATAATCACTGCACTTTGTGAAGGAGGAAAAACAAATGATGCTACTTCTCTTTTGCATGAAATGTTGGATAAGGGCATATCTCCCAAAGTATCTACCTTCAAGATATTGATTAAAGCCTTTTGCAAGTCTAGTGATTTTAAACTAGCATTTGAGCTATTTGAGGTAGCTTTGAGTATATGTGGCCACAAAGTAGTATTGTACAGTTTAATGTGCAATGAGTTTCTTGCTGGAGGACAACTCTCTGAAGCGAAGGATCTATTTGAAGCTTCATTGGATAGATTTTTCGCATTGAAGGATTTCATGTATAAAGATTTAATTGATAAACTTTGCCAAAGTGAAAGATTAGATGATGCTGATTACCTTCTCCATAAATTAATTGACAAGGGATACGGATTTGACCATTCATCGTTCATGCCGGTAATTGATGGATTTAGTAAGAGCGGAAACAAACACCGAGCAGATGAATTAGCAAAGAGGATGATGGAATTTGCTTCAGAAGATAGACCTGCTGACAGAACCTATCAAAATGGCAAGAGGTTCTTTCCTAGAAAAGTTGAAAATGATGGTGGAAGTGATTGGCAGGATATAATCCACAG GGATGGTGGCAGTGGTATTGCATTGAAAACTCTAAAACGTGTACAGAAAGGCTGGGGCCAAGGTAGTATCTCGAGTTTGCGGCCACCACAGGATGATTTTCTTGATTACTATGATGGTATTGGTTGA
- the LOC112707884 gene encoding probable sugar phosphate/phosphate translocator At2g25520, with product MGKGAGSSSTQSSSTAAAATSSQPISDGVLKKIVVAYTYVAIWIFLSFTVIVYNKYILDKKLYNWPFPISLTMIHMSFCASLAFFLVRVLRLVDLPSAMSTSLYISSVVPIGALYSLSLWLSNSAYIYLSVSFIQMLKALMPVAVYSIGVLLKKESYHSNTMLNMLSISLGVAVAAYGEARFDTWGVTLQIGAVAFEATRLVLIQILLTSKGISLNPITSLYYVAPCCLLFLSVPWLVVEYPLLRETSSFQFDWVIFGTNSLCAFALNLAVFLLVGKTSALTMNVAGVVKDWLLIAFSWSVIRDTVTPINLFGYGLAFLGVAYYNHAKLQGLKAKEAQRKVEGGGAGADHDEEKGRLLPDRDGDKRGDQQK from the coding sequence atgGGCAAAGGAGCTGGTTCATCGTCCACACAATCGTCATCCACCGCCGCCGCGGCCACGTCGTCGCAACCAATAAGCGACGGCGTTTTGAAGAAGATAGTCGTGGCCTACACGTACGTGGCCATATGGATCTTCCTGTCGTTCACAGTGATCGTGTACAACAAATACATTCTGGACAAGAAGCTGTACAACTGGCCATTCCCGATCTCGCTCACCATGATCCACATGTCATTCTGCGCCTCCCTCGCGTTCTTCCTTGTCCGCGTCCTCCGCCTCGTGGATCTCCCCTCCGCCATGTCCACCTCCCTCTACATCTCCTCCGTCGTCCCGATCGGCGCCCTATACTCGCTCTCCCTCTGGCTCTCCAACTCCGCCTACATCTACCTCTCCGTCTCCTTCATCCAGATGCTCAAGGCACTCATGCCGGTCGCCGTCTACTCCATCGGCGTTCTCCTCAAGAAAGAGTCTTACCACAGCAACACCATGCTCAACATGTTATCCATCTCCCTCGGCGTCGCCGTCGCTGCCTACGGCGAAGCCAGGTTCGACACCTGGGGAGTTACATTGCAGATTGGCGCCGTGGCGTTTGAAGCCACGCGCCTCGTCCTGATCCAGATTCTGCTGACGTCAAAGGGAATCTCGCTTAACCCTATAACTTCTCTCTACTACGTTGCGCCGTGTTGTTTGCTTTTTCTATCTGTACCGTGGCTCGTTGTGGAGTACCCTCTGCTGAGGGAAACTTCGAGTTTTCAGTTTGATTGGGTCATTTTCGGTACCAATTCGCTCTGCGCTTTCGCCCTCAACCTTGCGGTGTTCTTGCTGGTTGGGAAGACGTCGGCGCTGACCATGAACGTCGCCGGAGTGGTCAAAGATTGGTTGCTTATTGCGTTTTCTTGGTCTGTGATTCGCGATACCGTTACGCCGATTAATTTGTTTGGATATGGGCTTGCGTTTCTTGGTGTGGCGTATTATAATCATGCCAAGTTGCAGGGGCTCAAGGCTAAGGAGGCGCAGAGAAAGGTTGAGGGTGGCGGCGCCGGTGCTGACCATGATGAGGAGAAAGGGAGGTTGCTGCCGGATAGGGATGGAGACAAGAGGGGTGATCagcaaaaatga